One Dunckerocampus dactyliophorus isolate RoL2022-P2 chromosome 18, RoL_Ddac_1.1, whole genome shotgun sequence genomic region harbors:
- the hcrt gene encoding orexin encodes MACAKTRYKRYLSPGRMNKQMPPSYSPQKMRWFTPKLQHLAGSHSSNKKVLVLLLLLLQSQAALCDAHGVSSECCRQPSRPCRLHLFLCRSGGTETVLGDASAGILTLGKRTQDEHTFQSRLQQLLHESTDRSAGILTMGRRAQPGVKGHYAPWAPPSDVTVTPLPI; translated from the exons ATGGCATGTGCTAAGACAAGGTATAAAAGGTATCTTTCTCCGGGGAGGATGAACAAGCAGATGCCTCCCTCTTACAGCCCACAGAAGATGAGGTGGTTCACCCCCAAATTGCAACACCTGGCTGGGTCGCACTCCTCTAACAAG AAGGTCCTggttcttcttctgcttctgcTGCAGTCCCAGGCGGCGCTCTGCGATGCCCACGGTGTGTCCAGCGAGTGCTGCAGGCAGCCCTCTCGCCCGTGTCGCCTCCACCTGTTTCTGTGTCGCTCGGGCGGGACCGAAACGGTGTTGGGCGACGCCTCGGCCGGCATCCTGACTCTGGGCAAGCGCACGCAGGACGAGCACACCTTCCAAAGTCGCCTGCAGCAGCTCCTCCACGAGTCCACGGACCGCTCGGCTGGCATCCTGACCATGGGCAGGAGGGCCCAGCCAGGAGTCAAAGGTCACTATGCGCCGTGGGCGCCCCCGTCGGACGTCACTGTCACTCCTTTGCCTATTTGA
- the snrnp25 gene encoding U11/U12 small nuclear ribonucleoprotein 25 kDa protein translates to MMDVPSEEASGGLNVKEKEEEGEKNMSPGAEEDMETATHADILDVFEEGLARLVQDPLLCDLPIQVTLEEINSQIALEYGQAMTVRVLKADGEIMPIVVVQDATVLDLKKAIRRFVELKQQREGSVRHINWRYVWRTYNLVFQGEKLEDDRVRIKDYGIRNRDEVAFMKRLRKK, encoded by the exons ATGATGGACGTGCCAAGCGAGGAGGCTTCCGGTGGACTAAACGTGAaggaaaaagaagaggaaggagAGAAAAATATGTCTCCTGGTGCAGAGGAGGACATGGAGACTGCAACTCATGCTGACATTTTAGACGTTTTCGAGGAGGGACTTGCTCGTCTCGTTCAGGATCCTTTACTTTGTGATCTCCCAATTCAG GTGACGctggaagaaataaattcacaGATTGCTTTGGAGTACGGCCAGGCCATGACCGTGAGGGTTTTGAAGGCTGATGGTGAAATAATGC CCATCGTGGTGGTCCAAGACGCCACAGTCCTGGACCTGAAGAAAGCCATTCGCAGGTTTGTGGAGCTGAAGCAGCAACGCGAAGGCAGCGTGAGGCACATCAACTG GAGGTACGTCTGGAGAACATACAATTTAGTGTTTcagggggaaaagttagaaGACGACCGTGTGAGGATAAAAGA TTATGGGATCAGGAACAGAGACGAGGTGGCCTTCATGAAGAGGCTGAGGAAAAAGTGA